The sequence AAGTTGTGCGAGTAGCGTCGAATGGTAGGCAATTTGGCAAATAATGCGATGAGCCTAGTATGTTTATGATTGACAACTAGGAGCATCCCTACATTTTCAACGTAATAAGATAGGATGATAGTAATATCTTAACACTGACAGATGTAGTGCTGTTTCAATTATATGAAAAACCCCTATCATTCTTACCCTTTGTAAGCATACAATAGGCGAAAATTGATGTCAATTGATTCCCGTGAAATTCTTCACAAAGTGTTCGTTTTGTCAAACAATCGACAAATTTGAAATGCAGTTGTAGCATGTCGTCTTTTTTCAGAGGTCAATAGGGGAGGTCCCTAATTTTCGGGGTACAGCGATTGATTTTCGCTGACAGTTTCAACTTTTTCACGGACAGTCCTGTGCTTCACTGACAGTTTTATCTTTTTCACTGACAGTTCAGTTCCTTTCACTGACAGTTCAGTTCCTTTCACTGACAGTTTCACATTTTTCACTGACAGTCCGCCACAGCTACCTATCTTTCTCCGAAAAAAAGGCGACCGAGGTTACCTGGCCGCCTGAATGTTTATCTTTCAATAGAAGCTAAATACTCTTTCAACGCTTCGACGATTCGTTCAGAAGCATGTCCGTCACCATACGGATTTGAGGCTTTCGCCATTTTGCTGTATTCCGCTTCGTCAGTGAGCAGCGTATCTGTCAATGCAAAGATTGTCTCTTCGTCTGTTCCCGCTAATTTCAGTGTACCGGCTTCGATTCCTTCTGGACGTTCAGTCGTATCGCGAAGAACGATAACCGGCTTGCCAAGTGATGGTGCTTCTTCTTGAATACCACCCGAATCTGTCAAAATAATATGTGAGCGTGCAGCTATGTTATGGAAATCGATCACTTCAAGCGGTTCAATTATATGAACACGGCTATTGCCACCAAGAATCTCATCTGCTACTTCACGGACCGCTGGATTCATATGGATAGGATAAACCACTTGAATATCATCATGTTTTGCAAGTAGGCGATTAATGGCGCGGAACATATTACGCATCGGTTCACCTAGGTTTTCACGACGATGCGCCGTCAGTAGGATGAGCCTGTCTGTCCCGATTTTGTCAAGAACAGGATGCTCGTATTGTTCGCGTACAGTTGTCTGAAGTGCATCAATCGCTGTATTGCCTGTTACATAAATACGATCTTCGCGTTTTCCTTCATCCAATAAATTGCGCGCTGATTTTTCTGTTGGCGAAAAATGAAGATCCGCGATGACGCCTGTTAACTGTCTGTTCATTTCTTCCGGGTACGGGGAATATTTGTCCCATGTGCGGAGTCCTGCTTCAACATGTCCAACTGCAATTCGATTGTAAAATGCAGATAAGCTACCAATGAAAGTCGTCGATGTGTCTCCGTGAACGAGGACAATGTCCGGCTTGGCATCTTTCATAATTTGGTCAAGCCCTTCAAGTCCGCGTGTCGCTACATCTACAAGTGTTTGTCGATCCTTCATGATATTCAGATCATAATCAGGTGTGATACCAAACGTTTCAAGCACTTGGTCAAGCATTTCGCGGTGCTGAGCTGTCACTGTCACAATCGGTTCAATATCATCCGAATGCTTTTGTAGCTCCAACACCAGCGGCGCCATTTTGATAGCTTCTGGCCTTGTGCCAAAAATCGTCATCACTTTCCATCTTTTTCTCAAAACATTCACGCCTTCCAGATCATTTTGTGCCGAATAGTCGATCGCCTGCATCGCCAAGTCCTGGTACGATATAGCCTTTTTCATCGAGCTTTTCATCAAGTGCAGCGATATAAACATCCACGTCTGGATGTGCTTCGGTCATCGCTTTGACACCTTCCGGAGCAGCAATCAGGCACATAAACTTAATGTTTTTTGCACCGCGACTCTTTAATGAATTAACTGCCGCAATTGCAGATCCACCCGTTGCCAGCATCGGGTCAACAAGGATGAAATCGCGCACTGATACATCGGAAGGAAGTTTTACATAATATTCGACTGGTTGCAATGTTTCAGGATCACGGTACAAGCCAATATGCCCCACTTTTGCTGCTGGAATGAGGTTAAGGATTCCATCGACCATGCCAATACCAGCGCGCAAAATCGGCACAATTCCTAGTTTCTTTCCTGCAAGAACTTTCGATTTAGAAGTACAAACCGGCGTTTCGATTTCTACCTCTTGAAGTGGTAGTTCCCGTGTAATTTCATATGCCATGAGTGTTGCTACTTCATCGACCAGCTCTCGGAATTCCTTTGTTCCTGTGTTGGTATCACGTATGTACGTAAGCTTGTGTTGGATTAATGGATGATCAAAAACATGTACTTTCGGCATGTATATTCGCCCCTTTTCAGAATGTCCTGTTCATTATAACAGAAGTGAACCTATTCAGGCACGCCTAACTATGCAACTTTCTTCAGCAAATGTTTTGTACTGACAGCGAAGCAGCAGCTTTCTGCAATGGCAGTGGCTTATCGTAGTGAATCTTATATTTCCATAAAATAAGCCGCCATCAATTAGATAGCGGCTCATTCTATTCTATTACATTATTTATGCGTAGAGTGGAAACTTATCTGTCAATGCTGTTACACGTTGACGTGCTTCTTTTTTCACAGCTTCGTCTTCGTGATTTTTAAGAAGTTTTGCAATGATAGATGCAATTTCTTTCATTTCTTCTTCTTTAAAACCTCTTGTTGTTGCTGCTGGCGTACCGATACGAATGCCAGATGTGACAAATGGGCTTTCTGTGTCATATGGAATTGTGTTTTTGTTGACCGTAATACCGATTTCGTCCAGTACATGCTCTGCAATTTTCCCTGTGATGCCAAGTGAACCTAAGTTTACTAGCACTAGGTGATTGTCTGTACCGCCAGAAACGATATCGACACCTTCTGCT comes from Sporosarcina sp. FSL K6-3457 and encodes:
- the wecB gene encoding non-hydrolyzing UDP-N-acetylglucosamine 2-epimerase yields the protein MRKRWKVMTIFGTRPEAIKMAPLVLELQKHSDDIEPIVTVTAQHREMLDQVLETFGITPDYDLNIMKDRQTLVDVATRGLEGLDQIMKDAKPDIVLVHGDTSTTFIGSLSAFYNRIAVGHVEAGLRTWDKYSPYPEEMNRQLTGVIADLHFSPTEKSARNLLDEGKREDRIYVTGNTAIDALQTTVREQYEHPVLDKIGTDRLILLTAHRRENLGEPMRNMFRAINRLLAKHDDIQVVYPIHMNPAVREVADEILGGNSRVHIIEPLEVIDFHNIAARSHIILTDSGGIQEEAPSLGKPVIVLRDTTERPEGIEAGTLKLAGTDEETIFALTDTLLTDEAEYSKMAKASNPYGDGHASERIVEALKEYLASIER
- the upp gene encoding uracil phosphoribosyltransferase → MPKVHVFDHPLIQHKLTYIRDTNTGTKEFRELVDEVATLMAYEITRELPLQEVEIETPVCTSKSKVLAGKKLGIVPILRAGIGMVDGILNLIPAAKVGHIGLYRDPETLQPVEYYVKLPSDVSVRDFILVDPMLATGGSAIAAVNSLKSRGAKNIKFMCLIAAPEGVKAMTEAHPDVDVYIAALDEKLDEKGYIVPGLGDAGDRLFGTK